The Thermoflavifilum sp. genome contains a region encoding:
- a CDS encoding ABC transporter permease codes for MGFPEIPRLTGGYRDLLWRLVRRDLLTSYQQTLLGPLWLLLQPLLGILTYTFIFKQVADLPTDGLPAPLFYLTGIIGWTFFSESLITISYAYHSYADIFSKVYFPRMIVPLAGLLHHGIRAGIQSLLLIGLMIFYLLHGRLHPGWGLLWVLPVMVLAASLSLGLGLIAATLSARYRDIQNLLHFLLRLGWIVTPVIYPLSMASSSLRHWLLLNPMSTLMEYLRYGLLGAGYHQIGGLIYATLACLAFCVAGLMAFRWRDGRVMDII; via the coding sequence TTGGGATTTCCGGAAATACCCCGTCTCACGGGAGGCTATCGCGACCTGCTGTGGCGGCTGGTGCGTCGCGACTTACTCACCAGCTACCAGCAAACCCTCTTAGGACCCCTCTGGTTGTTGCTGCAACCGCTGCTGGGCATCCTTACCTATACCTTTATTTTTAAACAAGTAGCTGATTTACCCACTGACGGCCTGCCCGCTCCCTTGTTTTACCTGACCGGTATCATCGGCTGGACCTTCTTCTCAGAAAGCCTCATCACCATTTCTTATGCCTATCACAGCTATGCCGATATTTTCAGTAAGGTCTATTTTCCGCGGATGATTGTGCCACTGGCAGGCCTGCTGCATCATGGCATCCGGGCAGGCATTCAGAGTCTGCTTTTGATTGGACTGATGATTTTTTATTTGCTGCATGGGCGGTTGCATCCCGGCTGGGGCCTGTTGTGGGTGCTACCGGTTATGGTACTGGCAGCCTCACTCAGCCTTGGACTTGGATTGATCGCCGCCACCCTCAGCGCCCGTTATCGCGACATCCAGAATTTATTGCACTTTTTGCTACGCCTGGGCTGGATAGTGACACCCGTGATTTATCCGTTATCCATGGCAAGTTCTTCACTCCGGCACTGGCTGCTGTTGAATCCGATGAGTACGCTCATGGAATACCTGCGCTACGGACTTTTGGGTGCGGGATACCACCAGATAGGCGGTCTGATTTACGCCACACTGGCTTGCCTGGCTTTTTGCGTTGCCGGACTGATGGCCTTCCGCTGGCGCGATGGCAGGGTGATGGACATTATTTAA
- a CDS encoding chloride channel protein: MMMDYATRKKLVELRYSINDRLRINEFIFSRIFILWAIIGLLGGIMAGIYWIILDELTHLLAHFTGAWVIACMTGGGLIAGLIIYLLRDPGEIDLIVNNIRFRGGRLDTRNNPAMILSSLICIASGGSLGPETPMIQVVGSTGTWLAKRLHFRNEDIRSMTIAGVASGFTALFGAPLGSSLFALEILHHKHVTEYYQALIPAIVASCTSYIVFVIITHIGIGPSWQFPASYEVHVNDAFYAIGFGIMAAAVGWAFIFLVRTGKRFFKKLPFPIFVKTTIGGLLLGIMAYELPITRYFSHYQIPELFNQHFTLQLLLAILIVKLLAITVTVTSGWRGGFIIPLFFTGATLGLIISHFFPYSQPALIMVCCMAALNACVTRTPVSSTILVATMTGVHLLIPILFASLTGFFLAPKTPLINAQLRKHEKHEE; encoded by the coding sequence ATGATGATGGATTATGCCACCCGGAAAAAGCTTGTTGAACTGCGTTATAGCATCAATGACCGCTTGCGCATCAATGAGTTCATCTTCAGCAGAATCTTTATCCTCTGGGCGATTATCGGGTTATTGGGGGGCATCATGGCTGGGATTTACTGGATCATCCTGGATGAACTCACCCACTTACTGGCTCATTTTACGGGGGCCTGGGTCATTGCCTGCATGACAGGTGGCGGATTGATTGCGGGCTTGATTATTTACCTGCTGCGCGACCCTGGCGAGATTGACCTGATCGTAAACAACATTCGATTTCGAGGCGGCCGACTGGATACGCGCAACAATCCGGCCATGATTCTTTCTTCCCTTATCTGCATCGCATCGGGAGGCAGCCTCGGACCCGAAACGCCTATGATTCAGGTTGTCGGGTCAACGGGTACCTGGCTGGCCAAACGATTGCATTTTCGCAACGAAGATATTCGCTCGATGACGATTGCCGGCGTTGCTTCCGGATTTACGGCATTATTTGGCGCTCCGCTGGGAAGCAGTCTGTTTGCACTTGAAATCCTGCACCACAAACATGTCACCGAATATTATCAGGCATTGATACCGGCCATTGTAGCCAGTTGCACCAGCTATATCGTGTTTGTGATCATTACCCATATCGGTATAGGACCCAGCTGGCAGTTCCCCGCATCTTATGAAGTGCATGTAAACGATGCATTTTATGCTATCGGTTTTGGTATAATGGCCGCTGCCGTGGGATGGGCATTCATTTTTCTGGTGCGGACGGGAAAAAGATTTTTTAAAAAATTACCTTTTCCCATTTTCGTCAAAACCACCATTGGTGGACTGTTGCTGGGCATCATGGCTTACGAATTGCCCATTACCCGGTATTTCAGTCATTATCAAATCCCCGAATTGTTTAACCAGCATTTTACTTTACAATTACTGCTGGCGATTCTGATAGTGAAATTGCTGGCTATAACTGTTACCGTAACCTCGGGCTGGCGCGGTGGGTTTATTATTCCTTTATTTTTTACGGGTGCTACGCTTGGACTGATCATTTCGCATTTCTTCCCCTACTCGCAACCGGCCCTGATCATGGTGTGCTGCATGGCAGCACTGAATGCCTGCGTGACCCGCACACCGGTGAGCTCAACGATACTGGTGGCTACCATGACCGGTGTACATCTGCTGATTCCCATTTTATTTGCCAGTCTTACTGGCTTTTTTCTGGCGCCTAAAACGCCGCTTATCAACGCCCAGTTGCGCAAACATGAAAAGCATGAAGAATAA
- a CDS encoding VWA domain-containing protein has translation MLRFQHPAYFEWLLLLIPALLAFGYVVWWKRKAIRRWGEARLVQQLFTGYRPALFRWKFLLLLIALVLVITGAANLQMGTHMEKVETRGVDVMVVLDVSKSMLAQDVQPSRLQRAVQLLGRLFDQLPGDRIGLVVFAGQAYLQMPLTLDHAAAHMYLNSVSPDMVPTPGTNIADAIRMAREAFNTQEKTHKVILLITDGEDFGEGAVEQARKAYEEGIVIHTIGVGTPAGAPIRDSQTGDYKRDENGQIVISRLNETELKQIAAEGHGSFQYLDQVGDVARHLENSINQMGQKTFQENRYTDYNSYFQYFLAIALGLIVVELFIPEKSKGLWTKRVSA, from the coding sequence ATGCTTCGGTTTCAGCATCCTGCCTATTTTGAGTGGTTGTTGTTACTCATCCCTGCATTGCTTGCATTTGGATATGTCGTGTGGTGGAAGCGTAAAGCGATTCGCCGATGGGGCGAGGCCCGATTGGTGCAGCAATTATTCACCGGCTATCGTCCGGCTTTGTTTCGGTGGAAATTTTTGCTTTTGCTGATTGCCCTGGTGCTGGTGATTACAGGCGCCGCTAATCTGCAGATGGGCACCCACATGGAAAAAGTGGAAACCCGTGGCGTGGATGTAATGGTCGTGCTGGATGTAAGCAAAAGCATGCTTGCTCAGGATGTGCAGCCCAGCCGGTTGCAACGAGCGGTTCAGTTGCTCGGACGATTGTTCGATCAGCTACCCGGCGATCGTATCGGGCTGGTGGTGTTTGCCGGGCAGGCCTATTTGCAGATGCCATTAACACTCGATCATGCGGCCGCGCACATGTACCTGAACAGCGTTAGTCCGGATATGGTGCCCACGCCGGGCACAAATATCGCCGATGCCATCCGCATGGCACGGGAGGCTTTCAATACGCAGGAAAAAACCCATAAGGTCATCCTCCTGATTACCGACGGGGAAGATTTTGGCGAAGGAGCGGTGGAACAAGCCCGAAAAGCTTACGAGGAAGGTATCGTCATCCATACCATCGGCGTAGGTACACCTGCAGGTGCCCCAATCCGCGATTCCCAAACCGGTGATTACAAACGCGATGAAAATGGCCAGATCGTAATCTCCCGGTTAAATGAAACGGAACTCAAGCAAATCGCCGCCGAGGGCCATGGCTCCTTTCAATATCTGGATCAGGTGGGTGATGTGGCGCGCCATCTGGAAAATAGCATCAACCAGATGGGACAGAAAACCTTTCAGGAAAATAGATATACCGATTACAACAGCTATTTTCAGTATTTTCTGGCCATAGCTCTGGGTTTGATTGTGGTGGAACTTTTCATTCCTGAAAAATCAAAAGGCTTATGGACAAAGCGGGTATCTGCCTGA
- a CDS encoding tetratricopeptide repeat protein, whose translation MDKAGICLMLAMLIASFAAGQSAHELIRKGNKAYHKGNFADAEADYKKALQKQENLSPAWFNLGNAMYQQQRYDEARKQYQNSLQLAQSPQEKADAWYNMGNTWMSEKNWQQSIQTYKQALKLNPADNDARYNLAYAQAMLKKQQQQQSGGKQNQQQNKNNQNQQQQQNQQNQQHQSRQQPQHAPGQLTPQQADQLLKALAQQEQKIREKKNENQPQQPIPGGKDW comes from the coding sequence ATGGACAAAGCGGGTATCTGCCTGATGCTGGCGATGCTGATCGCCAGTTTTGCAGCAGGTCAATCGGCACACGAGCTCATCCGTAAGGGCAATAAAGCCTATCACAAAGGCAATTTTGCCGATGCCGAAGCCGATTACAAAAAAGCCCTGCAAAAACAGGAAAATCTCTCTCCGGCCTGGTTTAATCTGGGGAATGCCATGTACCAGCAACAACGTTATGATGAAGCTCGAAAGCAGTACCAGAACAGCCTGCAGCTTGCACAATCCCCGCAGGAAAAAGCCGATGCCTGGTATAACATGGGAAATACCTGGATGAGCGAAAAAAACTGGCAGCAAAGTATTCAAACCTATAAGCAGGCGCTGAAGCTAAATCCGGCCGACAACGATGCCCGCTATAACCTGGCTTATGCCCAGGCCATGCTGAAAAAACAACAGCAACAACAATCGGGCGGAAAACAAAATCAGCAGCAAAACAAAAACAATCAAAACCAGCAACAGCAGCAAAATCAACAAAATCAACAGCATCAATCACGTCAACAACCACAGCATGCACCCGGACAACTCACGCCCCAGCAGGCCGACCAGCTGCTGAAGGCGCTTGCCCAGCAGGAGCAGAAAATTCGAGAAA